The Deinococcus sp. LM3 genomic interval GCGCGACCAGCGTCAGCGCCTCATCGCCCGCCGGGTGACCCAGCTGATCGTTCACGCTCTTGAACCGCCGGATGTCCGCCACGATCAGCGACAGCGGCTCCCCGTGCCGGCGCGCGCGCGACACCTCCCGCTCGAGCGTCTCCGTGAACGCGCGCCGGTTCGGGAGGCCCGTCAGCAGGTCCGTGCGGGCCGCGAGGTGAATCTGCTCGCGCAGGTTCGCCTCGTGCAGCAGCAGCGCCGCCTGCGCCGCGAACGCCCGCACCACCTCCAGCGAGTCCTCCGCGAAGGCGTCCGCGTCCGAGGCGCTGTCGATGTTCAGGAACCCGTACACCTCCCCGGCGTACAGAATGGGCGCCCCGATGTTCGCCGTGATGCCCTGCAGGCTCGGCAGGGTTTCCGGCGTCCACTGCTCCCCACGGAAGTACCCGCTGCCCTGCGCCGTGAGCACGCCTTCGCGCACCACGCGGGGCAGACCCGCGTTCCAGGCGTCCACGCCCCGCCCGTACCACGCGTCCCGCACGGCCGCCACGTCGAACCGCACGTCCCGCAGTTCCTGCTCGGCGTACCCGGCCGACGCCGCGTACCGGAACTGCCCGTCCACGCGTACCAGGAACGAACCGCTCTCCGCGCCGGGTGTCAACTCGATCGCCTTGGTCAGCAGCAGCCGGTACGCTTCCTCGACCGGGCAGCTCAGCAACTCCCGGTGCACGTCCAGCACCGCCTGCCGGTACCGCTCGGCCTGCACCCGCTCGTACTCCGCGCCCAGCAGGAACGACGCCTGCCGCAGCAGCCCCAGTTCGCTGGCGTTCCAGGCGGCGCCCGGCAGCGACAGCCACAGCGCCACCCGCGCCGTGAACTTCCCGGCGACCGGCACGAGCGCCCCGTCCGGTTCGATCAGCACCTCACCGGCCCGCACGCGCCGCAGGTCCCCGGCGCTGAAGGTCCGTTCGGCTGGCGTGCCCGCGTCCCAGGCCCGTTCCCGCACCAGCTGCCCACGGCGGACCCGCAGCCCCATCAGGCCGCGCGCGTGAAACAGCTGACAGAACGCCAGTGCCACGCTGGACAGCGGCTCGCCTCTTTGTCCCGCGCCGGTCACCTGCCCCGCCAGCCGGTACAGATGCCGGTGCTGATCGAGGTTCACGACCGTACTGGCGATGTGCGCCACGTTCGCCTGAAACGCCCGGAACGCCCCGAACCCCTCGTGCTCCGGCCCGCCCTGCCACGTCACGCCCAGCGGATCGTGCGGGTCCACCTGCACCAGTTCCGTGCGCAGCGCCCCGACCGACCCCGCCAGCCGCGAGCGGAAATCCTCCTGACTCTGGCAGGGCAGCAACTGCTCGAGCACCCGCTGGTACGCCGCGCCCGGCACGGCCCGCGCCGCGCCCACCCCGCCCGGCGGCGTGAAACTCAGGCCCAGGCCCTCATGCGCCGGGCGGGGCCGCCCGAACAGGTACCCCTGCGCGTACTGGCAGCCCAGCGAGCGCACCAGCTGGTACTGCTCGGCCGTCTCCACGCCCTCCGCGACCGTTTCCAGGCCCAGCTGCTGCGCGACGGCCGTGATCGCCTCCAGCACCGCCGCCGCGCCGCTGCCCGGCCGGGCGGGCGTCACGAACGCCCGGTCGATCTTCAGGGCGCTGACCGGCAGGGACGGCAGGTAACTCAGGCTGGAGTACCCCGTTCCGAAATCGTCGATGGACACCGACACGCCCAGATCCCGCAGCGCCCGCAACTGCCCCAGCACCCGGTCCGTGCCCTGCATGACCACGCTCTCCGTCACTTCCAGTTCCAGCGCGGCGGGCGGCAGGCCCGCTTCCCGCAGCGCCGCGCCGACCACGCCCACGAAGTCCGCCTGCGCGAACTGCACCGCCGAGACGTTCACCGCGACCTGCAACGACGGGTACGCCGCCGCCCGCCACGTCGCCGCCTGCCGGCACGCCTCGCGCAGTACCCACGCGCCGATGCGCGTGATCAGCCCCGTGTCCTCCGCGACCGGAATGAACACGTCCGGCCGCACGTTCCCCAGCTCCGGGTGCCGCCAGCGCAGCAGCGCCTCCACGCCGGACAGCTCGCCCGAATCCAGCCGCACCTTCGGCTGGTAGTGCAGGCTCAGTTGCCCCTCGGTCAGCGCGTCCCGCAGCGCCGTCGCGATCTCGAACCGCTGCCGGGACGACTCCAGCAGGCCCGGCTCGAACACCGCCACGTCCGGCCCGCCCGGCCGCAGCGACCGCAGCGCCAGATCCGCGTACTGCACGCACTGCGCGGCACTCAGCGGCTCCCCGGCCCCCCCGACCACATGCAGACCCACCTTCGGACTCAGCGACAACCGCCGCCCCTTCACGGTCAGCGGAGCCCGCACCGCGTCCGCCAGCACCTGCGCCCGCGCGCGCGCCTCCTCGCGGCCCACGCCGGGCAGCACCACGATGAACTGCCCGGCCGACAGTTTCGCCAGCAGTTCCTGCGCTCCGCACCGCGCCGCGAGTCGCCGCGCCGTCTCCCCGAGCAGCAGGTCGCCCGCGTCGTGACCCAGCTGCTCACTGATCGCCTCGAGATTCCCGGTATTCACCGCTAGCACCCCCAGCGGGAACGGCCCCGACTGCAGCCGCCCGGCCAGCACCTGCTCCAGCCGCACGCGGTTCGCGGCGCCCGTCACGACGTCCAGCGTCGCCTGATGCGCCAGCGTCTCCAGCGCCCGCGCGTGACTCACGACCATCGCCGCCGCGTGCCGCGTGCGCTCCAGCGTCTCCAGCACCAGCGTCGGAAACGCCCCCGGCTGCCGGGCGAACAACGCCAGCGTTCCCGTCACCCGCCCCGCCCGGTCATGCAGCGGCCACGACACCACCGCCCGCAGGTCATGCCCCACCACGAGGTCCCGGTACACCGCGCACGACGGATCGTTGAACATGTCCGTCAGCACCACCTGCCGGTTCAGGGCCGCCGCCGTTCCACACGCCCCCTCGCCCACCCTCACCGGCACGTCCAGCGACGGCCAGACCGACGCGGGCAGTCCCGGCGCCGCCGCCGCCCGCAACCGGCCGTCCGCCGCGTCCACCAGCATCACCAGACTCAGGTACCCCGGACAGGCGGCCTCCAGGTTCCGGGCGACCGTGTCCAGCAG includes:
- a CDS encoding EAL domain-containing protein codes for the protein MTGDAPPVVAGALLLDAAGRVIGRSGPDSGWVPGVGPGPVTLGERFEPLNPLSAAAAQALSAGLARVLSGQVPSYRQVWQEPGWAGSVQVDRWEGLPGALVSWVDGGAGEPLRALFDHFEQAVLLIDREWRLTYLNPAAQRYVRPEVTTRPLGSVLWEVFPRLLAAGVEGDLRRAMADGRPFRRDVHLAAVDQWFEVSVHAHREGLQVSFVDVTARRWAQQGQQAHTEVLEAALRGVPLGELLDTVARNLEAACPGYLSLVMLVDAADGRLRAAAAPGLPASVWPSLDVPVRVGEGACGTAAALNRQVVLTDMFNDPSCAVYRDLVVGHDLRAVVSWPLHDRAGRVTGTLALFARQPGAFPTLVLETLERTRHAAAMVVSHARALETLAHQATLDVVTGAANRVRLEQVLAGRLQSGPFPLGVLAVNTGNLEAISEQLGHDAGDLLLGETARRLAARCGAQELLAKLSAGQFIVVLPGVGREEARARAQVLADAVRAPLTVKGRRLSLSPKVGLHVVGGAGEPLSAAQCVQYADLALRSLRPGGPDVAVFEPGLLESSRQRFEIATALRDALTEGQLSLHYQPKVRLDSGELSGVEALLRWRHPELGNVRPDVFIPVAEDTGLITRIGAWVLREACRQAATWRAAAYPSLQVAVNVSAVQFAQADFVGVVGAALREAGLPPAALELEVTESVVMQGTDRVLGQLRALRDLGVSVSIDDFGTGYSSLSYLPSLPVSALKIDRAFVTPARPGSGAAAVLEAITAVAQQLGLETVAEGVETAEQYQLVRSLGCQYAQGYLFGRPRPAHEGLGLSFTPPGGVGAARAVPGAAYQRVLEQLLPCQSQEDFRSRLAGSVGALRTELVQVDPHDPLGVTWQGGPEHEGFGAFRAFQANVAHIASTVVNLDQHRHLYRLAGQVTGAGQRGEPLSSVALAFCQLFHARGLMGLRVRRGQLVRERAWDAGTPAERTFSAGDLRRVRAGEVLIEPDGALVPVAGKFTARVALWLSLPGAAWNASELGLLRQASFLLGAEYERVQAERYRQAVLDVHRELLSCPVEEAYRLLLTKAIELTPGAESGSFLVRVDGQFRYAASAGYAEQELRDVRFDVAAVRDAWYGRGVDAWNAGLPRVVREGVLTAQGSGYFRGEQWTPETLPSLQGITANIGAPILYAGEVYGFLNIDSASDADAFAEDSLEVVRAFAAQAALLLHEANLREQIHLAARTDLLTGLPNRRAFTETLEREVSRARRHGEPLSLIVADIRRFKSVNDQLGHPAGDEALTLVARVVRATVRTEDTVFRWGGDEFALLLPRTDAAAAVLVRERLRAALRAAPFTLGPLELNMGIATLAGGQGSGEQLLHEADAAMYREKRGA